Below is a genomic region from Helicobacter pylori.
TTAATAGTCATCTTTTGTACTTCTTCTAAATCTGGGATTTGCACCTTGCCATACATATGCCCCACGGTTTCATCCATGAGCAAGAATACAGGAGTCATGAGCATTTCAGCCAAATTGAACGCACGAACGGTCTCTGTGTAAGCTTCTTCCAAACTAGCAGGAGCGAGCGCAACGGCTTTAAAATCCCCATGTATGGGGTGTTTTAAGAAATTCACATCGCCTTGAGCCACACGAGTGGGCATTCCGGTTGATGGGCCTGAACGCATCACATCAGCGATCACTAAAGGGATTTCCGCCATGAAAGAATAACCGATTTGCTCCACTTTCAATGAAATACCAGGACCAGAGCTCGCTGTCATAGACTTCGTCCCGCTCATGCTTGCCCCTAAAGACACGCTAATCCCACTGATTTCATCTTCCATTTGGATAAAATGGCCGCCGCATTTGGGTAAAGCCACGCTCATCGCATGCATAATATCCGAGCTTGGCGTGATAGGATAGCCCCCAAAAAACCGACACCCCACTTCAATCGCCGCTTTAGCGACTAATTCATTCCCATCAGAAATAATCTCACGCATTACTTGCCTCTCCCTTCTAAAATAGTCTCTTCTAAGAGCATGTATTTATTGGCCTTAACCTTTTCGCTTCTTTCTTGGGCTTCTTTAGAAACTTTAGCGAATTTGAAATCCTTCCTGTCAGCCACATAAATCGCAAAATCCGGGCAGTGCAACTCGCATTGCACGCAACCAATACAACTCTCTGGATAGGCTACTTTGGCCACTTTTCCAAGCACCCTTTCTTTTTCAACCCCCATGCCAAGAACCCCAGCAGGGCATACCGACACGCAAATATCACAACCCTTACACCTGTCTTCATTCACCCAAACGGCAACCCCATCTGGAGCGCTCATTTTAGCCATTCATTCTCCTTTGTGCTAAAAGCTGTATTTAAAGCCTTAGCAATCAAAATTTGCCTAAAATTGTAGCAAGCCTTTTTTAATAAATTCTAAAATGTTTCAATAGTAGGAACTTAAAATTAAAATGAGAAAATACTAAACACTTTTTACTCAATTTAAAAGAAAAAACGCCCCATTTACCTTAATTTTAAAAATGATTATTAGAAATATTAATGTTTTTTAAATGCTCCTTATAAGTCGCGCTGAAAGCATGTTTTTTATCCGGCATTTTCACAAAATACAAAAAGTTAGTTTCTTTGGGGAAAATTACGGCTCTAACCGCTTCTAGGCTCACGCTCCCTACAGGATTTTTAGGCAAGCCCTTAAACTTATAGGTATTGTAGGGGGTGTTATCGGTTTTAATGCGCTCTTTTGTTACTTTAGCGTGTGAAAATTCCTGATAATTCAAAGCCCCATCCATTTGTAAAGGCATGCCTTTTTTCAAGCGGTTAAAAATCACGCTCGCAATCAAGGGCATTTCTTCAACATTAGCGGCTTCTTTTTGCACAATAGAAGCGAG
It encodes:
- a CDS encoding 2-oxoglutarate synthase subunit alpha, whose product is MREIISDGNELVAKAAIEVGCRFFGGYPITPSSDIMHAMSVALPKCGGHFIQMEDEISGISVSLGASMSGTKSMTASSGPGISLKVEQIGYSFMAEIPLVIADVMRSGPSTGMPTRVAQGDVNFLKHPIHGDFKAVALAPASLEEAYTETVRAFNLAEMLMTPVFLLMDETVGHMYGKVQIPDLEEVQKMTINRKEFLGDKKDYKPYGVAQDEPAVLNPFFKGYRYHVSGLHHGPIGFPTEDAKIGGDLIDRLFHKIESKQDIINENEEMDLEGAEIVIIAYGSVSLAVKEALKDYNKESKQKVGFFRPKTLWPSPAKRLKEIGDKYEKILVIELNKGQYLEEIERAMQRKVHFLGQANGRTISPKQIIAKLKEL
- a CDS encoding 4Fe-4S dicluster domain-containing protein, producing MAKMSAPDGVAVWVNEDRCKGCDICVSVCPAGVLGMGVEKERVLGKVAKVAYPESCIGCVQCELHCPDFAIYVADRKDFKFAKVSKEAQERSEKVKANKYMLLEETILEGRGK